A genomic window from Streptomyces sp. 846.5 includes:
- a CDS encoding cellulose synthase catalytic subunit, translated as MLLLATVGFLISMRLEAFTPSFDLKRHRRLVRDWQPERHPSLDVFLPVCGEPLEVLHNTWLHVRKLADSYPGEVEVLVLDDGDSAEAGAMAADFGFRYLVRPNRGWFKKAGNLRHGFENSGGDAILILDADFAPRADLLHELMPYLDADPRTAIVQSPQFFRVLDQQNWIERGAGAVQELFYRSVQVSRQRSDGSICVGSCAVYRRDALEEIGGTSLIEHSEDMHTGFDLRARGWDLRYVPLALSTGVCPDTVGAYYNQQYRWCMASMSMLASLQDFWRIRMRFASRLCYISGFIYYIETALLTFTTPLIALTLLVRYPDQLQATNMWMVLPSVLYLTVVYPLWHRNPYRLEAWATRVMYGWAHVFAIWDVVRRRPMGWQPSGSSGARKNKTRRFWGGVWFWSAPTAVLWPVLAVWRMTGAHPADYALMLASGLFYAVAVGRVLIQPKEAA; from the coding sequence ATGCTGCTGCTGGCGACCGTCGGATTCCTGATCTCGATGCGACTGGAGGCGTTCACGCCGAGCTTTGACCTCAAGCGGCACCGCCGTCTGGTCCGGGACTGGCAGCCGGAGCGCCACCCCAGCCTGGACGTCTTCCTGCCGGTCTGCGGCGAGCCGCTGGAGGTGCTGCACAACACCTGGCTTCATGTGCGGAAACTCGCCGACAGTTACCCCGGCGAGGTCGAGGTGCTGGTCCTGGACGACGGCGACAGCGCCGAGGCGGGCGCGATGGCGGCGGACTTCGGCTTCCGCTATCTGGTCCGCCCCAACCGTGGCTGGTTCAAGAAGGCCGGGAACCTGCGGCACGGCTTCGAGAATTCGGGCGGCGACGCGATCCTGATCCTGGACGCGGACTTCGCGCCCCGCGCCGACCTGTTGCACGAGCTCATGCCCTACCTCGACGCCGACCCGCGTACCGCGATCGTCCAGTCGCCGCAGTTCTTCCGGGTGCTGGACCAGCAGAACTGGATCGAACGCGGCGCGGGCGCGGTGCAGGAACTCTTCTACCGCTCCGTCCAGGTCTCCCGGCAGCGCAGCGACGGCTCGATATGCGTGGGCTCCTGCGCGGTCTACCGGCGCGACGCGCTGGAGGAGATCGGCGGCACCAGCCTGATCGAGCACTCCGAGGACATGCACACCGGTTTCGATCTACGCGCCCGGGGCTGGGACCTGCGCTATGTGCCGCTCGCGCTGTCCACCGGTGTCTGCCCGGACACCGTGGGCGCGTACTACAACCAGCAGTACCGCTGGTGCATGGCCTCGATGAGCATGCTCGCCAGTCTGCAGGACTTCTGGCGAATCCGGATGCGGTTCGCCAGCCGCCTTTGCTACATATCCGGCTTCATCTACTACATCGAGACGGCCCTGCTCACCTTCACCACGCCGCTCATCGCCCTCACCCTGCTAGTCCGTTACCCCGACCAACTGCAGGCCACCAACATGTGGATGGTCCTGCCCAGCGTGCTGTATCTGACCGTCGTCTATCCGCTGTGGCACCGCAACCCGTACCGCCTGGAGGCCTGGGCGACCCGGGTCATGTACGGGTGGGCACATGTCTTCGCTATCTGGGACGTGGTCCGCCGCCGCCCGATGGGCTGGCAGCCGAGCGGTTCCAGCGGCGCGAGGAAGAACAAGACCCGGCGCTTCTGGGGCGGTGTCTGGTTCTGGAGCGCGCCCACCGCGGTGCTCTGGCCGGTCCTCGCGGTCTGGCGGATGACCGGGGCCCATCCAGCTGACTACGCGCTGATGCTGGCCTCGGGCCTCTTTTACGCGGTGGCGGTCGGCCGGGTGCTGATCCAACCCAAGGAGGCGGCGTGA
- a CDS encoding nuclear transport factor 2 family protein, whose protein sequence is MLTVEGSRPADIVARVLRAAFEAGDTTVIDRHIRPDYIQHNPLAADGPEAMKAFGGAWKQQYPDATYEEKRAITDGDMVLLHSHGILVPGNPDVPELAIFDLFRFQDGKIAEHWDILQQVPASTADGHDLFSTLSEPRTRRPSQPWLTAHNKKIVTDYVERLLVNQDLSAIDAHMSPERREHNPGVPGGAADLKAGLQAYTHEFPGLKISLKRVIGEGDLVAAHLHVVNSPGERGKSVIDLFRVRDGKIVEHWGASQDVPENAANDNTMF, encoded by the coding sequence GTGCTGACGGTGGAGGGGTCCCGGCCGGCGGACATCGTCGCCAGGGTGCTCCGGGCCGCCTTCGAAGCAGGTGACACGACCGTCATCGACCGGCACATCCGTCCTGACTACATCCAGCACAACCCGCTCGCCGCGGACGGCCCGGAGGCCATGAAGGCCTTCGGCGGCGCCTGGAAGCAGCAGTACCCGGACGCCACGTACGAGGAGAAGCGGGCCATCACCGACGGTGACATGGTGCTCCTGCACTCCCATGGCATCCTGGTCCCCGGCAACCCCGATGTCCCCGAGCTCGCGATCTTCGACCTCTTCCGTTTCCAGGACGGGAAGATCGCCGAGCACTGGGACATCCTCCAGCAGGTGCCCGCCAGTACGGCCGACGGCCACGACCTGTTCTCCACCCTCAGCGAGCCGCGGACCCGCAGGCCCTCACAGCCGTGGCTCACCGCGCACAACAAGAAGATCGTCACCGACTACGTCGAACGGCTCCTGGTGAACCAGGACCTGAGCGCCATCGACGCGCACATGAGCCCTGAGCGCCGGGAGCACAACCCGGGCGTCCCGGGCGGCGCGGCGGACCTGAAAGCCGGGCTGCAGGCGTACACCCACGAGTTCCCGGGGCTGAAGATCAGCCTGAAGCGGGTCATCGGCGAGGGCGACCTGGTGGCCGCCCACCTCCACGTCGTCAACTCGCCCGGCGAGCGCGGCAAGTCGGTCATCGACCTCTTCCGGGTACGGGACGGAAAGATCGTCGAGCACTGGGGCGCCTCGCAGGACGTGCCGGAGAACGCCGCCAACGACAACACGATGTTCTGA
- a CDS encoding helix-turn-helix domain-containing protein — translation MAQVHRVVVLAVDGVYPFELGIPSRVFEAADRRYEVLTCSVDGRPVRTNSDFSITVEHGPEALRTADTVVIPPFVSTAVTPEIPQAVVAALASVAPGTRLVSICTGAFVLAAAGLLDGRPATTHWVVADLFRAWFPQVTLDPNVLFIDDGDVLTSAGAASGLDVCLHLIRRDHGSEVANQVARMCVTPPWRDGGQAQYIQHPVPEPTASGTAAARQWAWENLHEPMTLANLAEHSHMSLRTFARRFTEEVGMSPGRWLIQQRVERARHLLETTDLPVDKIAGRVGFAGGTSLREHLHAAIGVSPIAYRRTFRGALSPSPLTTTAHATV, via the coding sequence ATGGCACAGGTTCACCGGGTCGTCGTTCTGGCCGTCGACGGGGTGTACCCCTTCGAACTGGGTATCCCCAGCCGGGTCTTCGAGGCGGCGGACCGCCGCTACGAGGTCCTCACCTGCAGCGTCGACGGCCGCCCGGTCCGCACCAACTCCGACTTCTCCATCACCGTCGAGCACGGACCGGAGGCGCTGCGCACCGCCGACACCGTCGTCATCCCGCCGTTCGTCAGCACCGCCGTCACCCCGGAAATCCCCCAGGCCGTCGTGGCGGCACTCGCGTCCGTGGCTCCCGGCACCCGCCTGGTGTCGATCTGCACCGGCGCCTTCGTACTCGCCGCCGCCGGGCTCCTCGACGGTCGCCCCGCCACCACGCACTGGGTGGTGGCGGACCTCTTCCGCGCATGGTTCCCCCAGGTCACCCTGGACCCGAACGTCCTGTTCATCGACGACGGGGACGTGCTGACCTCGGCCGGTGCCGCCTCCGGACTGGACGTCTGCCTGCACCTCATCCGCAGGGACCACGGCAGCGAGGTCGCCAACCAGGTCGCCCGCATGTGCGTCACGCCGCCGTGGCGCGACGGAGGACAGGCGCAGTACATACAGCACCCGGTGCCCGAGCCCACGGCCAGCGGAACGGCCGCCGCCCGGCAGTGGGCTTGGGAGAACCTCCACGAGCCCATGACCCTGGCGAATCTCGCCGAGCACTCCCACATGAGCCTGCGCACCTTCGCCCGCCGCTTCACCGAGGAGGTCGGCATGAGTCCGGGGCGCTGGCTGATCCAGCAGCGCGTCGAGCGGGCACGGCACCTCCTGGAAACCACCGATCTCCCGGTGGACAAGATAGCCGGCCGGGTCGGCTTCGCCGGCGGCACCTCGCTGCGCGAACACCTGCACGCCGCCATCGGCGTCTCCCCGATCGCCTACCGGCGCACCTTCCGGGGCGCCCTGTCGCCCAGCCCGCTGACCACCACCGCACATGCCACCGTGTAA
- a CDS encoding alpha/beta hydrolase has product MTFAYRDLGPRADVPVVFITHLAAVLDNWDPRVVDGIAAKHRVITFDNRGVGASSGSTPDTIQAMAKDTVTFIRALGLEQVDIHGFSMGGMIAQVIVQEEPQLVRKLILTGTGPAGGEGIKNVTRLSHLDTVRALLTLQDPKQFLFFTRTTNGRRAGKEFLARLKERTQDRDKAISPIAYLTQLKAIHRWGLERPQDLSVIHQPVLVANGDHDRMVPSPNSADMVRRLPNAELVIYPDAGHGGIFQFHREFVGTALEFLARP; this is encoded by the coding sequence GTGACCTTCGCCTACCGTGATCTCGGCCCGCGTGCAGATGTCCCGGTGGTGTTCATCACCCACCTCGCCGCCGTGCTCGACAACTGGGACCCCCGGGTGGTCGACGGCATCGCCGCCAAGCACCGGGTCATCACGTTCGACAACAGGGGTGTCGGCGCCTCCAGCGGTTCGACGCCAGACACTATCCAGGCGATGGCGAAGGACACGGTCACCTTCATCCGGGCGCTCGGGCTCGAGCAGGTGGACATCCATGGCTTCTCGATGGGCGGCATGATCGCCCAGGTAATCGTGCAGGAGGAGCCGCAGCTCGTCCGCAAGCTGATCCTCACGGGTACCGGCCCTGCCGGCGGCGAGGGCATCAAGAACGTGACCCGGTTGTCCCACCTCGACACCGTCCGGGCGCTGCTCACCCTTCAGGACCCCAAGCAGTTCCTCTTCTTCACCCGCACGACCAACGGACGCCGGGCCGGCAAGGAATTCCTGGCCCGGCTGAAGGAGCGCACCCAGGACCGGGACAAAGCGATCTCCCCGATCGCGTACCTCACCCAGCTCAAGGCCATCCACCGCTGGGGACTGGAGCGGCCGCAGGATCTTTCCGTTATCCATCAGCCCGTGCTCGTCGCCAACGGCGACCACGACAGGATGGTGCCGTCGCCGAACTCGGCCGACATGGTCCGGCGGCTGCCGAACGCCGAGTTGGTGATCTACCCCGACGCCGGTCACGGCGGCATCTTCCAGTTCCACCGGGAGTTCGTGGGGACGGCTCTCGAGTTCCTCGCACGGCCGTAG
- a CDS encoding 2-dehydropantoate 2-reductase yields the protein MKICVYGAGAVGGHIAGRLAASRTEVSLIARGEQLAAIRQHGLRVETRDGELVSRPVATDRPGDLEPQDIVIVAVKAPALPTVAEHIGSLLHQDSLVLFVNNGIPWWYFHSHGGPLDGTHLRRLDPERALWDGIGPDRAVGAVAYTACAVVEPGVIRAENPRNRLIIGRPDGRPDARLDALASLLAPSGLETTVIPRIRDAVWVKLLMNLIGGSLAVLTASAMKDVLDKPAVAGTAKAMAAEGAAVARALGCDPGDPEEGLSKLTTSGHLQSIAQDLRAGRPMEIDAMFRVPLDLAEMVQVPTPNLELVIELATQRARAAGQYHDTSR from the coding sequence ATGAAAATCTGCGTGTACGGCGCAGGGGCCGTCGGCGGCCACATCGCCGGACGCCTTGCCGCGAGCCGGACCGAGGTCTCACTGATCGCCCGCGGTGAGCAGCTGGCGGCGATCCGACAGCACGGGCTGCGGGTGGAGACCCGCGACGGCGAGCTGGTCTCGCGCCCGGTGGCCACGGACCGGCCCGGCGATCTGGAGCCGCAGGACATCGTCATCGTCGCGGTCAAGGCCCCGGCCCTGCCGACCGTCGCCGAGCACATCGGGTCCCTGCTGCACCAGGACAGCTTGGTGCTGTTCGTCAACAACGGCATTCCCTGGTGGTACTTCCACTCGCACGGCGGCCCTTTGGACGGCACGCACCTTCGACGGCTGGATCCCGAGCGGGCGCTGTGGGACGGCATCGGGCCCGACCGCGCCGTGGGCGCCGTGGCCTACACCGCCTGCGCCGTTGTGGAGCCGGGAGTCATCCGTGCGGAGAACCCGCGTAACCGCCTCATCATCGGACGCCCTGACGGCCGGCCCGACGCGAGGCTCGACGCGTTGGCGTCCCTCCTGGCCCCCAGCGGTCTGGAGACCACGGTCATACCAAGGATCCGGGACGCAGTCTGGGTCAAACTGCTGATGAACCTCATCGGGGGGTCGTTGGCAGTCCTCACTGCCTCGGCCATGAAGGACGTGCTCGACAAGCCCGCCGTCGCCGGCACCGCCAAGGCGATGGCGGCCGAAGGCGCCGCCGTCGCCCGTGCCTTGGGCTGCGATCCGGGCGATCCCGAGGAGGGCCTGAGCAAGCTGACGACCTCCGGTCATCTCCAGAGCATCGCGCAGGACCTACGGGCCGGTCGGCCCATGGAGATCGACGCCATGTTCCGTGTTCCCCTCGACCTGGCCGAAATGGTGCAGGTCCCGACCCCCAACCTTGAGCTGGTGATCGAACTGGCCACCCAGCGGGCCCGTGCCGCAGGCCAGTACCACGACACCAGTCGATGA
- a CDS encoding aldolase/citrate lyase family protein: MTSESTPLLRNPAKEKLSRGETVFSMTVRLVRTVDIAAIAHTAGFDSVYIDMEHSPFPLDAAAQICMACNHLGVTPLVRVPGLDPHYIARVMDSGAMGIIVPGVQSAEEARTAVRAVKHAPLGKRSLAGSPPQLHFRSFPADQTIRALDQASMVVAQIETRAGLHAVEEIAAVEGVDVLLVGANDLTLELGIAGQMDHPDLHKAYLRVIEACRVNGRTAGVGGLGGRPDLIRQYLDLGAGYVSTGNDISFLSAAAAQKRQQFD, translated from the coding sequence ATGACCAGCGAATCCACCCCGCTGCTGCGCAATCCCGCCAAGGAGAAGCTGTCCAGGGGCGAGACGGTGTTCTCGATGACCGTCCGGCTGGTGCGGACCGTGGACATCGCCGCCATCGCCCACACCGCGGGTTTCGACTCTGTCTACATCGACATGGAGCACAGCCCCTTTCCCCTGGATGCCGCAGCCCAGATTTGCATGGCCTGCAATCATCTGGGCGTCACTCCCCTCGTCCGTGTCCCCGGCCTGGACCCGCACTACATCGCCAGGGTCATGGATTCCGGCGCCATGGGGATCATCGTGCCAGGCGTGCAGTCCGCCGAGGAGGCCCGCACCGCGGTCCGTGCCGTGAAGCACGCGCCCTTGGGGAAGCGCTCCCTGGCGGGTTCACCGCCCCAGCTGCACTTCCGGTCCTTCCCCGCCGACCAGACCATCCGCGCACTCGATCAGGCCTCCATGGTGGTGGCGCAAATCGAGACGCGTGCCGGTCTGCACGCGGTGGAGGAGATCGCCGCGGTGGAGGGCGTGGACGTGCTCCTCGTGGGTGCGAACGACCTCACCCTGGAGCTGGGGATCGCAGGGCAGATGGACCACCCCGACCTGCACAAGGCGTACCTGCGCGTCATCGAAGCCTGCCGCGTGAACGGCAGGACCGCGGGCGTCGGCGGACTGGGAGGGCGCCCGGACCTGATCCGTCAGTACCTGGACCTCGGTGCCGGCTATGTCTCCACCGGCAACGACATCTCCTTCCTCAGCGCCGCCGCAGCCCAGAAGCGTCAGCAGTTCGACTGA
- a CDS encoding aldehyde dehydrogenase family protein produces the protein MRQYPHLYIDGQWTEPTDARELELIDPTREETFARVALGSAADADRAVAAAQRAFESFSATPVDERIALIDRVIDAYESRIDEFSGLIAREVGIPVANRAQVTGPAQHMRVARGLLREYPFGSRVGGAIVRREPIGVCALVSPWNWPVQTGVIKFIYALAAGCTTVVKPSVNSAVSGVLLAEVMHEAEVPPGVFNLVNGAGRDVGDRLSRHPGVDMISFTGSTGAGRQVAAAAAETVKRVCLELGGKSANIVLPDADLEKAARWNIQRAFFNAGQSCHAPSRMLVHESQVEQVVPFLVDEARGFRLGDPLESSTTMGPVVSAAQYKSIRDHIQGAVDEGARLVTGGLDRPGGLRQGYFVQPTVFTGVTPDMTIAREEVFGPVLAVLSYRDEDEALRIANDSIYGLGGFVFGGDRTNARRVVNGLRAGRVSYNGAATDSYTPMGGYKQSGIGRSMGRFGFEEYLEVKSVYGFEDEAQALPPLFG, from the coding sequence ATGAGGCAGTACCCGCACCTGTATATCGACGGTCAGTGGACCGAACCGACCGACGCCCGCGAACTGGAACTCATCGACCCCACCCGCGAGGAGACCTTCGCCCGCGTGGCTCTGGGGAGCGCCGCCGACGCTGACCGCGCGGTCGCCGCGGCCCAGCGAGCGTTCGAAAGCTTCTCCGCCACCCCGGTTGACGAGCGGATCGCGTTGATCGACCGGGTCATCGACGCCTACGAGTCGCGCATCGACGAATTCTCCGGGCTGATCGCGCGTGAGGTCGGCATTCCCGTCGCCAACCGCGCTCAGGTCACGGGCCCGGCGCAGCACATGAGGGTGGCCCGCGGTCTCCTGCGCGAGTACCCCTTCGGGTCGCGTGTGGGCGGTGCCATCGTCCGCCGCGAGCCGATCGGCGTCTGCGCGCTGGTCTCACCGTGGAACTGGCCGGTCCAGACCGGCGTGATCAAGTTCATCTACGCGCTGGCCGCCGGGTGCACCACGGTCGTCAAGCCCAGTGTCAACTCCGCCGTGAGCGGCGTGCTCCTGGCCGAGGTGATGCACGAGGCCGAGGTGCCCCCGGGAGTGTTCAACCTGGTGAACGGCGCCGGCCGAGACGTGGGCGACAGGCTGTCCCGCCACCCGGGGGTGGACATGATCTCCTTCACCGGGTCCACCGGTGCCGGCCGGCAGGTCGCAGCCGCCGCTGCGGAGACCGTGAAGCGGGTCTGCCTCGAACTGGGCGGAAAGTCGGCGAACATCGTGCTGCCCGACGCCGACCTCGAAAAGGCCGCGCGCTGGAACATCCAACGCGCCTTCTTCAACGCCGGTCAGTCCTGCCATGCCCCCAGCCGCATGCTGGTGCACGAGAGCCAGGTGGAGCAGGTGGTGCCCTTCCTGGTCGACGAGGCACGCGGCTTCCGGCTGGGTGACCCGCTGGAGAGCTCGACGACTATGGGCCCGGTCGTCAGCGCCGCCCAGTACAAATCGATCAGGGATCACATCCAGGGCGCCGTCGACGAGGGTGCCCGTCTCGTCACCGGTGGCCTCGATCGCCCCGGCGGTCTCCGACAGGGCTATTTCGTGCAGCCCACCGTATTCACCGGAGTCACCCCGGACATGACGATCGCCCGGGAGGAAGTCTTCGGTCCTGTCCTGGCCGTCCTGTCCTACCGGGACGAAGACGAGGCCCTGCGCATCGCCAACGATTCAATCTACGGGCTCGGAGGCTTCGTCTTCGGCGGGGATCGGACGAACGCCCGCCGTGTGGTGAACGGGCTCCGGGCCGGACGCGTCAGCTACAACGGCGCGGCCACGGACTCGTACACCCCCATGGGCGGATACAAGCAGTCCGGCATCGGCCGCTCGATGGGCAGGTTCGGGTTCGAAGAGTATCTCGAAGTCAAGTCCGTGTACGGGTTCGAGGACGAGGCGCAGGCCCTGCCGCCTCTCTTCGGCTGA
- a CDS encoding SDR family oxidoreductase, translated as MTTTPLTHAPHDSRAPASARDFSVEGRVVIVTGAAQGIGRELARQFAAAGAFAVVADLDIDKAETVVKEIHDDRGVGLAVRVDVADEPSVTAMVDTVIERWGRIDVLINNASVFATIEKGPFDQIALEQWEQVLRVNITGSYLCVRAVASHMRTAGFGRVINISSDAVTRGTVDYLHYVTSKSALIGMTNSLARELGGHGITVNCVRPGSVATEVDRTVNPTVEVRERAASLQCIPRGMVPTDLVGIMFFLAAPASAFVTGQTIACDGGYTHSS; from the coding sequence ATGACGACGACACCCCTGACCCACGCTCCACATGACTCCCGAGCGCCGGCCTCTGCACGGGACTTCAGCGTCGAGGGGCGGGTGGTCATCGTCACCGGTGCCGCCCAGGGCATCGGCCGCGAGCTGGCACGCCAGTTCGCGGCGGCCGGAGCCTTTGCCGTGGTGGCCGACCTCGACATCGACAAGGCGGAGACCGTCGTCAAGGAGATTCATGACGACCGCGGCGTCGGACTGGCCGTCAGAGTGGATGTGGCCGACGAGCCGTCCGTCACGGCGATGGTCGACACCGTCATCGAACGGTGGGGCCGCATCGACGTGCTGATCAACAACGCGTCGGTCTTCGCCACCATCGAGAAGGGGCCGTTCGACCAGATCGCGCTGGAACAGTGGGAACAGGTACTGAGGGTCAACATCACCGGGAGCTACCTGTGCGTTCGGGCGGTGGCCTCTCATATGCGCACGGCCGGCTTCGGCCGCGTCATCAATATCTCCTCCGACGCCGTGACCCGTGGCACCGTCGACTACCTGCACTACGTCACCTCGAAGTCGGCATTGATCGGCATGACCAACTCCCTGGCGCGCGAGCTGGGCGGCCACGGGATCACCGTCAACTGCGTGCGACCGGGCAGCGTCGCCACGGAGGTCGACCGCACCGTCAACCCCACCGTCGAGGTCCGCGAGCGCGCGGCCTCACTGCAGTGCATTCCGCGGGGGATGGTCCCCACCGACCTGGTCGGAATCATGTTCTTTCTGGCCGCACCTGCGTCCGCGTTCGTCACCGGCCAGACGATCGCCTGTGACGGCGGCTACACCCACAGCAGTTGA